A genomic window from Acidobacteriota bacterium includes:
- a CDS encoding SMI1/KNR4 family protein has translation MGDTGGSASQQMNELNRENGKEIEMRQLEDIKILKGRSPDITLDSIQRLEEEIGYKLPSSYIKLLLHSNGGHPELDTFYCENGEWSVNNFFFVGTDDTSEESVVWNYYHKPPRTANSLLPFARDGGGNLFCLDLSRGEKAPVLILIHDISTENIQELAETFDVFIEGLQENLDYI, from the coding sequence ATGGGCGATACCGGCGGGAGCGCCAGCCAACAAATGAACGAACTTAATCGTGAAAACGGAAAGGAAATAGAAATGCGTCAGCTTGAGGACATCAAAATTTTGAAAGGTAGGTCTCCCGACATTACTTTGGACTCAATACAAAGGTTGGAAGAGGAGATCGGATATAAACTACCATCTTCTTACATCAAGTTGCTCTTGCACAGCAACGGCGGACATCCTGAGCTTGATACCTTCTACTGTGAGAATGGTGAATGGAGTGTAAATAACTTCTTCTTTGTTGGAACTGATGATACTTCTGAGGAGAGTGTAGTTTGGAACTATTATCATAAGCCGCCAAGAACAGCTAACAGCTTATTGCCTTTTGCTCGTGATGGCGGAGGTAATTTATTCTGCTTAGATTTGTCCCGTGGAGAGAAAGCTCCGGTTTTGATTCTGATTCATGACATTTCAACCGAAAACATTCAGGAACTAGCGGAAACCTTTGATGTCTTTATTGAAGGCTTGCAGGAAAACCTGGATTACATCTGA